The genomic stretch CTATGCCATGCCCAGCTGGTATGACATAAAGGCCATGACCCCGGCCCGCGCCATCGACGAAGCGCAGCTGGAAGAGTCTGCCGAGCAGGTGGTCGCACTGATCAAGGCCGAGCAGGCCAAAGGCATCAACCTGTCGCGGATCTTCCTGGCCGGCTTCTCCCAGGGCGGCGCGGTGGTGCTGCACACTGCCTATATAAAGTGGCAGGAGGCACTGGGCGGAGTGATCGCCCTGTCCACCTATGCCCCCACTTTCAATGACCAGCACCAGTTGAGTGCCTGCCAGCAACGAACCCCGGCCCTGTGCCTGCATGGCGTGCATGACCCAGTGGTAATCCCGTCCATGGGCCGCACCGCATTCGAGTACCTGAACATCTGGGGCGTCGCTGCCCGCTGGTACGAATACCCGATGGAACACGAAGTGGTGGTCGAAGAGCTGAACGATATCCACGACTGGCTGAGCAAGCAGCTGCAATAGGTTGCCTCGCTTGTAGTTGTGGGCGTATTCCGCTACGCCGCGCCCGGATCTTGCATTACACTGCCCGGCGTACATTCCTTAATCAGTTGATGAGACGACCGTGCTCAAAGCACTCAGAAAAATATTCGGCAAGGGAGAGGCCGCGCCGCAAGCCGCCGCTCCTGCTGCCAGCGTGACGCCGGAAGCCCGGCCCGCGGCAATACCGGCCGCAACACATGCCAACCCCGCCCCCAAGGCTGAGCCACCTGCCGCCGCTACGCTACCTGCCGAACAACCGGCCAAGGACAAACCGCGCCGCGAACGCAAGCCCAAGCCACAGGCCAGCCTGTGGAAGCCCGAAGACTTTGTGGTCGAGCCACAGGAAGGCAAAACCCGCTTCCACGACTTCAAGCTGTCCAACGAGCTGATGCACGCCATCCACGACCTGGGCTTCCCGTACTGCACGCCGATCCAGGCGCAGGTCCTGGGTTACACCCTGCGTGGCCAGGACGCCATCGGCCGGGCCCAGACGGGTACCGGCAAGACGGCCGCCTTCCTGATCTCGATCATTTCCCAGTTGCAGCAGACGCCACCGCCTAAAGAGCGCTACATGGGCGAACCGCGCGCGCTGATCATCGCGCCCACCCGCGAGCTGGTGGTGCAGATCGCCAAGGACGCCGCTGCCCTGACCAAGTACACCGGCCTGAACGTGATGAGCTTCGTCGGTGGCATGGACTTCGACAAGCAGCTCAAAGCCCTGGAAGCGCGCCACTGCGATATCCTGGTGGCTACCCCGGGCCGCCTGCTGGACTTCAACCAGCGCGGCGAAGTGCACCTGGACATGGTCGAGGTGATGGTGCTTGACGAAGCCGACCGCATGCTCGACATGGGTTTCATCCCCCAGGTCCGCCAAATCATTCGTCAGACACCGCCGAAAAGCGAGCGCCAGACCCTGCTGTTCTCCGCCACCTTCACCGACGATGTGATGAACCTGGCCAAGCAGTGGACCACCAACCCGGCCATCGTCGAGATCGAGCCGGAGAACGTGGCCAGCGAAACGGTCGAGCAACACGTGTATGCGGTGGCCGGCAGCGACAAGTACAAACTGCTGTACAACCTGGTGACCCAGAACAAGTGGGAACGGGTGATGGTGTTCGCCAACCGCAAGGACGAAGTGCGGCGCATCGAGGAGAAGCTGGTACGCGACGGCATCAATGCCGCCCAGCTGTCGGGCGACGTGCCGCAGCACAAGCGCATCCGCACGCTGGAGAGCTTCCGCGAAGGGCGCATCACCGTGCTGGTGGCCACCGACGTGGCCGGGCGCGGGATCCATATCGATGGCATCAGCCACGTGATCAACTTCACACTGCCGGAAGACCCTGACGACTACGTGCACCGCATTGGCCGTACCGGCCGTGCCGGCACCAGTGGTGTATCGATCAGCTTTGCCGGTGAGGATGACTCGTATCAGCTGCCGGCGATCGAAGCGCTGCTGGGGCGCAAGATCAAGTGCGAGATGCCGCCGGATGAACTGCTCAAGCCGGTGCCGCGCAAGCATCACTGACCTTCAGCGGGCTACACGCCCCCTGTGGGAGCGGCCTTGTGTCGCGATTGGGCCGCACAGCGGCCCCGGGATTTCGGCTTTGATGCGCAGATTGTCGGGGGCCGCTACGCGGCCCTTTCGCGACACAAGGCCCCCTGTAGGAGCGGGTTTACCCGCGAATACGGTAGTGGCGGCAACGGTGAACGGCGGGTGGAGATTGGCCAGCAGGCCCGGCCCCTTCGCGGGTAAACCCGCTCCTACAGGCGATCGGTGGCGCCTTGATTACCAGCGCTGCGCCGCATCCTGGTCACTCTGTTTCCCCTCCACCCACCTTGGCCCTTCCTGGGTATTCTCCTTCTTCCAGAACGGCGCCCGGGTTTTCAGGTAGTCCATGATGAAGTTGCAGGCATCGAACGCCGCCTGTCGATGGGCACTGGCTACCCCCACGAACACAATCGGTTCGCCCGGCTCCAGCGCACCGATGCGGTGCAGCACCTCTACCTTCAACAGCGGCCAACGCTGCTCGGCCTCGACCACGATCTTGGCCAGGGCCTTTTCGGTCATGCCCGGATAGTGCTCGAGGAACATCCCCGCCACTTCGCGGCCATCGTTGAAATCCCGCACATAGCCGACAAAACCGACCACCGCGCCCACGCCCACATTGGCCGCATGCATGGCATTGGTCTCGGCCCCGGGGTCGAACGCGCCTTCCTGTACTCGCACAGCCATATTCAGCCTCCGGTCACCGGCGGGAAGAACGCCACTTCATCGCCCTCTTCCAGCGGTTCATCGAGCTTGCACAGCTCTTCGTTGCGCGCGCACATCAGGTTCTGCTCGGCCAGCACTTCGTACTGCCCGCCCTTGGCTACCAAGACCTGGCGCACATCATCAAGCACCTTGAACGCCCCCTCCACCCGCTCGGCATCCACGCCCAACAGTTCGCGGTAACGGGCGAAGTACATCACCTTGACCTTCATCACGCCTCCACCTTGTAATGGCCACTCTTGCCACCGAGTTTTTCCAGCAGGCGCACCTGCTCGATGACCATACCTTTATCCACAGCCTTGCACATGTCATAGATCGTCAGCGCGGCCACACTGGCGGCGGTCAGCGCCTCCATCTCCACGCCGGTCTGCCCGGCCAGCTTGCAGCGGGCGACGATGCGCACGGCATCCTGTCCCTCGGCGCTGAGCTCGACCTTGACGCTGGTGAGCATCAGCGGGTGGCACAGCGGAATCAGGTCGCTGGTTTTTTTCGCCGCCTGTATCCCGGCAATGCGCGCCACGGCGAACACGTCACCCTTGGGGTGTTCACCGTCGACGATCATCTGCAAGGTCTGCGGCAACATGCGCACCCGCGCCTCGGCGGTAGCCTCGCGCTCGGTCACGGCCTTTTCAGTGACGTCGACCATGTTGGCCCGCCCCTGGGAATCAAGATGTGTCAGCACTGCTCTGCTCCTGTGAAGGGAGTTCGCAGTGTAAACCTGTGGGTCAGGTTTGAGCAGAGATATGTGTCGCCAGGTTTGGCCTCTTCACGGGCACGCCCGCTCCTACAGGCGCTCCACGATCTCGATTCAAGTGGACATCCTGTGAGCGGGCGTGCCCGTGAAGAGGCCGGGCAGTAATCTGCCCGGCTACATGGTTTACAAATGCGACTCAGCGTACTCGGCCAGCACCGAGCGAGGCACGCCCTGCAGGGTGATGTGCACGCCATTTGGGAAGTCCTTGAAGCGCTCGGTCAGGTAGGTCAGCCCCGAGCTGGTCGCGGACAGGTAGGGGGTGTCGATCTGCGCGAGGTTGCCCAGGCAGACCACCTTGGACCCGGAGCCGGCACGGGTGATGATGGTTTTCATCTGGTGCGGCGTCAGGTTCTGGCACTCGTCAATCAGGATCAGGCTCTGCTGGAAGCTACGGCCACGGATGTAGTTCAGCGATTTGAACTGCAGCGGCACGCGCTCGAGGATGTATTCGACGCTGCCATGGGTGCTTTCGTCATCCATGTGCAAAGCTTCGAGGTTGTCGGTGATGGCGCCCAGCCACGGCTCCATCTTCTCTGCTTCGGTGCCCGGCAGGAAGCCAATCTCCTGGTCCAGCCCCTGCACGCTGCGGGTGGCGATGATGCGCCGGTAGCGCTTGCTGACCATGGTTTGCTCGATGGCCGCAGCCAGCGCCAGGATGGTTTTACCGGAGCCGGCGGCGCCGGTCAGGTTCACCAGGTGGATATCCGGGTCCAGCAGGGCGAACAGTGCCAGGCTTTGGTGAATGTCGCGTGGTTTCAGGCCCCAGGCTTCCTGATGCAGCAACGGTTCCTGGTGCAGGTCGAGCAGTAGCAGTTCGTCGTCACGGATGCCCTTGATCCATCCGACGAAGCCCTGCTCATCGATGATGAACTCGTTGACGTGCACGGCTGGCAGGTTGTCGATCATCTGCACCCGATGCCAGGTGCGGCCACGCTCCTGACGGGTATCGACCTTGCTCACGCGGTCCCAGAACGAGCCGGTGACCGAATGGTAGCCCTTGGACAAAAGGGACACGTCATCGACCAGTTGGTCGGTGCTGTAGTCCTCAGCCGCTATACCGCAAGCGCGCGCCTTCAGGCGCATGTTGATGTCTTTGGTGACCAGCACGACATCCAGGTCGGTGCGCCGGGCCCGAACTTCGAGCAACTGGTTGATGATGATGTTGTCGTTGAGGTTTTCCGGCAGCAGCTTGTTCGGCTCGTTGCGCGGGGTCATCAGGATGGACAGGAACCCCTTGGGGCCACTCTTGTTGCGCTGGATCGGCACGCCCTGCTCGACATCGCTGGGCGAAGCGTCACCGAGGGTCTGGTCTATCAGGCGGATGGCCTGGCGGCATTCGGCGGCGATGCTCTGTTTGCCGGTCTTGAGCTTGTCGAGTTCCTCCAGCACCGTCATCGGGATGGCGACATGGTGCTCCTCGAAGTTCAGTAACGCGTTAGGGTCGTGAATCAGGACGTTGGTATCGAGCACATACAGGATTGGCTTGCTGGAGGAAGGGTTGCGTCCTTGGTCATCCATACTCGGTCACCTTATGTCGAAGCCACACGGCGTGGTCTGTTACGCCGCAGAGTGACTGCCGCTGTCCCCGTATCCGCGTTGTTACGGGCGGGAAGCGAACCTGGCCAGGTGAGCCCGGATGACGCCACCTGTGCTGCAGGAATCGGCTGTCTGGTTTCTTCATACCGCAAAAACCATGACCGAAAAAAGCACTTTTACGTATTTTTGAAGTTTATTTTTCCGATTGACGAAGAGGCCTTGGCGCCAGCGTCAGAGGGGACTACGCTCAAAAGTCATACCCTCTATTCGCGGTATCCGTATTCGCGGCAATCCTCCCAGCCGATACCGCTTTGCGCGGTATTGCGCAGCAGCCATTCCACCGCCGGCTGCGCCTTGGGAAGGCTGTCATGAAACTGGATCACACCCTTGCGCCACAACAGCATCAGGGTCAATACGCGCTGCGCGGACGCCTCTGCGCTCAATACACCGTCATCCTGGGCATCGATGTCCCACAACGATACCCGCAACTGCTGGCGGGCCATGAACGCCTCGCCGTCAGCCCGGCGCTGGCCATAAGGTGGGCTGAACAGCGGTACATACTGCTCGGGCAGATCAGCCTGCACCCGCGCCTGGCTGCGCCGCAGCGAATCCTGCCAGTCGATCCACTGCGCATGGGAGCGGTATTCCCACCCCTGGATGCCCACGCACTGCCCGCCATAGAGCTGGCGCAAGGCGTGTACCGAGGCGCCATCACGACGTTGCTGCAAACGGTTACCGAGCGT from Pseudomonas putida encodes the following:
- a CDS encoding alpha/beta fold hydrolase; the protein is MTNPLILEPQKTADACVIWLHGLGADRYDFLPVAEFMQERLLSTRFIMPQAPTRPVTINGGYAMPSWYDIKAMTPARAIDEAQLEESAEQVVALIKAEQAKGINLSRIFLAGFSQGGAVVLHTAYIKWQEALGGVIALSTYAPTFNDQHQLSACQQRTPALCLHGVHDPVVIPSMGRTAFEYLNIWGVAARWYEYPMEHEVVVEELNDIHDWLSKQLQ
- the rhlB gene encoding ATP-dependent RNA helicase RhlB — its product is MLKALRKIFGKGEAAPQAAAPAASVTPEARPAAIPAATHANPAPKAEPPAAATLPAEQPAKDKPRRERKPKPQASLWKPEDFVVEPQEGKTRFHDFKLSNELMHAIHDLGFPYCTPIQAQVLGYTLRGQDAIGRAQTGTGKTAAFLISIISQLQQTPPPKERYMGEPRALIIAPTRELVVQIAKDAAALTKYTGLNVMSFVGGMDFDKQLKALEARHCDILVATPGRLLDFNQRGEVHLDMVEVMVLDEADRMLDMGFIPQVRQIIRQTPPKSERQTLLFSATFTDDVMNLAKQWTTNPAIVEIEPENVASETVEQHVYAVAGSDKYKLLYNLVTQNKWERVMVFANRKDEVRRIEEKLVRDGINAAQLSGDVPQHKRIRTLESFREGRITVLVATDVAGRGIHIDGISHVINFTLPEDPDDYVHRIGRTGRAGTSGVSISFAGEDDSYQLPAIEALLGRKIKCEMPPDELLKPVPRKHH
- the moaE gene encoding molybdopterin synthase catalytic subunit MoaE, translating into MAVRVQEGAFDPGAETNAMHAANVGVGAVVGFVGYVRDFNDGREVAGMFLEHYPGMTEKALAKIVVEAEQRWPLLKVEVLHRIGALEPGEPIVFVGVASAHRQAAFDACNFIMDYLKTRAPFWKKENTQEGPRWVEGKQSDQDAAQRW
- the moaD gene encoding molybdopterin converting factor subunit 1, which codes for MKVKVMYFARYRELLGVDAERVEGAFKVLDDVRQVLVAKGGQYEVLAEQNLMCARNEELCKLDEPLEEGDEVAFFPPVTGG
- the moaC gene encoding cyclic pyranopterin monophosphate synthase MoaC; amino-acid sequence: MLTHLDSQGRANMVDVTEKAVTEREATAEARVRMLPQTLQMIVDGEHPKGDVFAVARIAGIQAAKKTSDLIPLCHPLMLTSVKVELSAEGQDAVRIVARCKLAGQTGVEMEALTAASVAALTIYDMCKAVDKGMVIEQVRLLEKLGGKSGHYKVEA
- a CDS encoding AAA family ATPase, with the protein product MDDQGRNPSSSKPILYVLDTNVLIHDPNALLNFEEHHVAIPMTVLEELDKLKTGKQSIAAECRQAIRLIDQTLGDASPSDVEQGVPIQRNKSGPKGFLSILMTPRNEPNKLLPENLNDNIIINQLLEVRARRTDLDVVLVTKDINMRLKARACGIAAEDYSTDQLVDDVSLLSKGYHSVTGSFWDRVSKVDTRQERGRTWHRVQMIDNLPAVHVNEFIIDEQGFVGWIKGIRDDELLLLDLHQEPLLHQEAWGLKPRDIHQSLALFALLDPDIHLVNLTGAAGSGKTILALAAAIEQTMVSKRYRRIIATRSVQGLDQEIGFLPGTEAEKMEPWLGAITDNLEALHMDDESTHGSVEYILERVPLQFKSLNYIRGRSFQQSLILIDECQNLTPHQMKTIITRAGSGSKVVCLGNLAQIDTPYLSATSSGLTYLTERFKDFPNGVHITLQGVPRSVLAEYAESHL